Proteins encoded by one window of Vespula pensylvanica isolate Volc-1 chromosome 6, ASM1446617v1, whole genome shotgun sequence:
- the LOC122629944 gene encoding pleiotropic regulator 1 isoform X1, with amino-acid sequence MDVQRHSVHTLVFRSLKRTHDMFLLNQGTLPPVDQNLQNMKKSVKAKDCYGPVMERVKHNMMTKVQNENDNPDPPPPGDESFGRNAPSAVITYHPTPSNIVATTTSTLGNNTANTTVAIPIKKAPSMAKPKWHAPWKLYRVISGHLGWVRCCAIEPGNEWFATGSADRVIKIWDLATGKLRVSLTGHINSVRGLAVSQRHPYLFSCGEDRQVKCWDLEYNKVIRHYHGHLSAVYSMALHPSIDVLVTAGRDSTGRVWDMRTKANVHTLVGHTNTVASVICQTAEPQVITGSHDCTIRLWDLAAGKSRATLTNHKKSVRAVTFHPSLYMFASASPDNIKQWKCPEGKFIQNLSGHNAIVNCLAVNEDGVLVSGADNGTMHLWDWRTGYNFQRLQAPVQPGSMDSEAGIFSITFDISGTRMITTEADKTIKVYKEDNTAVCTFCKYIKCSAITKTKKLHIYINCLYYF; translated from the exons Atg gATGTTCAAAGACATTCTGTGCATACACTTGTATTTCGATCATTAAAAAGAACACATGATATGTTTCTATTGAATCAAGGTACTTTACCACCGGTAGATCAAAACCT tcaaaatatgaaaaaatctGTAAAGGCCAAAGATTGTTATGGTCCTGTGATGGAACGTGTTAAACACAATATGATGACAAAagtacaaaatgaaaatgacaATCCAGATCCACCGCCGCCAGGGg ACGAATCCTTTGGTAGAAATGCTCCTTCTGCAGTTATAACATATCATCCTACACCAAGTAACATTGTAGCAACTACAACATCTACGTTAGGAAACAATACTGCTAATACTACAGTTGCTATACCTATTAAGAAAGCTCCTTCTATGGCAAAGCCAAAATGGCATGCACCATGGAAATTGTACAGAGTAATAAGTGGTCATCTTGGTTGGGTACGGTGCTGTGCCATTGAACCTGGAAATGAATGGTTTGCTACTGGATCTGCAGATAGAGTAATCAAA ATATGGGATCTTGCAACAGGTAAATTAAGAGTATCCTTAACTGGTCACATAAACAGTGTTCGTGGCCTGGCAGTCTCACAAAGGCATCCATATTTATTCTCTTGTGGTGAAGATCGTCAAGTTAAATGTTGGGACTTGGAATACAATAAG GTTATAAGACATTATCATGGTCATTTATCAGCTGTGTATTCTATGGCTTTGCATCCTAGCATAGATGTATTAGTGACAGCAGGTAGAGATTCCACTGGCAGAGTATGGGATATGCGTACTAAAGCTAATGTTCATACCTTGGTTGGTCATACTAACACTGTTGCCAGTGTAATTTGCCAAACAGCAGAACCTCAA GTAATCACAGGGAGTCATGATTGTACAATACGTTTATGGGATTTAGCAGCAGGCAAATCGAGAGCTACTTTGACAAATCACAAAAAGAGTGTGAGAGCAGTTACATTCCATCCATCATT atatatgtTCGCATCTGCATCGCctgataatattaaacaatggAAATGTCCAGAAGGAAAATTTATCCAAAATTTGTCAGGACACAATGCCATAGTTAATTGTTTAGCTGTTAATGAAGATGGAGTATTAGTTTCTGGAGCAGACAATGGTACTATGCATCTTTGGGATTGGAGAACAgg ATACAATTTTCAACGATTACAAGCTCCAGTTCAACCTGGCTCAATGGATAGTGAAGCTGGTATATTTAGTATCACATTTGACATATCTGGTACTCGTATGATTACTACAGAGGcagataaaacaataaaagttTACAAAGAAGATAATACTGCTGTATGTACTTTttgcaaatatattaaatgcaGTGCAATTACAAAGACGAAAAAgcttcatatttatataaattgtttatattatttttag
- the LOC122629944 gene encoding pleiotropic regulator 1 isoform X2, with product MDVQRHSVHTLVFRSLKRTHDMFLLNQGTLPPVDQNLQNMKKSVKAKDCYGPVMERVKHNMMTKVQNENDNPDPPPPGDESFGRNAPSAVITYHPTPSNIVATTTSTLGNNTANTTVAIPIKKAPSMAKPKWHAPWKLYRVISGHLGWVRCCAIEPGNEWFATGSADRVIKIWDLATGKLRVSLTGHINSVRGLAVSQRHPYLFSCGEDRQVKCWDLEYNKVIRHYHGHLSAVYSMALHPSIDVLVTAGRDSTGRVWDMRTKANVHTLVGHTNTVASVICQTAEPQVITGSHDCTIRLWDLAAGKSRATLTNHKKSVRAVTFHPSLYMFASASPDNIKQWKCPEGKFIQNLSGHNAIVNCLAVNEDGVLVSGADNGTMHLWDWRTGYNFQRLQAPVQPGSMDSEAGIFSITFDISGTRMITTEADKTIKVYKEDNTATEESHPVNWRPDIIKRRKY from the exons Atg gATGTTCAAAGACATTCTGTGCATACACTTGTATTTCGATCATTAAAAAGAACACATGATATGTTTCTATTGAATCAAGGTACTTTACCACCGGTAGATCAAAACCT tcaaaatatgaaaaaatctGTAAAGGCCAAAGATTGTTATGGTCCTGTGATGGAACGTGTTAAACACAATATGATGACAAAagtacaaaatgaaaatgacaATCCAGATCCACCGCCGCCAGGGg ACGAATCCTTTGGTAGAAATGCTCCTTCTGCAGTTATAACATATCATCCTACACCAAGTAACATTGTAGCAACTACAACATCTACGTTAGGAAACAATACTGCTAATACTACAGTTGCTATACCTATTAAGAAAGCTCCTTCTATGGCAAAGCCAAAATGGCATGCACCATGGAAATTGTACAGAGTAATAAGTGGTCATCTTGGTTGGGTACGGTGCTGTGCCATTGAACCTGGAAATGAATGGTTTGCTACTGGATCTGCAGATAGAGTAATCAAA ATATGGGATCTTGCAACAGGTAAATTAAGAGTATCCTTAACTGGTCACATAAACAGTGTTCGTGGCCTGGCAGTCTCACAAAGGCATCCATATTTATTCTCTTGTGGTGAAGATCGTCAAGTTAAATGTTGGGACTTGGAATACAATAAG GTTATAAGACATTATCATGGTCATTTATCAGCTGTGTATTCTATGGCTTTGCATCCTAGCATAGATGTATTAGTGACAGCAGGTAGAGATTCCACTGGCAGAGTATGGGATATGCGTACTAAAGCTAATGTTCATACCTTGGTTGGTCATACTAACACTGTTGCCAGTGTAATTTGCCAAACAGCAGAACCTCAA GTAATCACAGGGAGTCATGATTGTACAATACGTTTATGGGATTTAGCAGCAGGCAAATCGAGAGCTACTTTGACAAATCACAAAAAGAGTGTGAGAGCAGTTACATTCCATCCATCATT atatatgtTCGCATCTGCATCGCctgataatattaaacaatggAAATGTCCAGAAGGAAAATTTATCCAAAATTTGTCAGGACACAATGCCATAGTTAATTGTTTAGCTGTTAATGAAGATGGAGTATTAGTTTCTGGAGCAGACAATGGTACTATGCATCTTTGGGATTGGAGAACAgg ATACAATTTTCAACGATTACAAGCTCCAGTTCAACCTGGCTCAATGGATAGTGAAGCTGGTATATTTAGTATCACATTTGACATATCTGGTACTCGTATGATTACTACAGAGGcagataaaacaataaaagttTACAAAGAAGATAATACTGCT actGAAGAATCTCATCCTGTCAACTGGAGACctgatataataaaacgaaggaaatattaa
- the LOC122629951 gene encoding tubulin-folding cofactor B encodes MSDYKIITSDFINLSITNSGHQNSCVERRFQKGITIDEFKGKLELLTGGNPITMMIEVYDKNDSLVCKLDDGQRFLGSYPIDDGMRIHVIDNFSRTEEDLSKVEKFEISEEDYAKRSDTVKAFLEKNKLGKYNEADMKRRAEEKLREEEAEKTAAELCKVGDRCEVCVPNQPKRRATIMYVGKTEFKEGWWIGVKYDEPLGKNNGTVNEKKYFECLPKYGGFVKPAHVKVGDFPEEEFDLDEEL; translated from the exons atgagtgattataagattattacatctgattttataaatttgagtATTACAAACTCTGGTCATCAAAATTCTTGTGTAGAAAGAAGATTTCAAAAGGGTATTACAATCGATGAATTTaag GGAAAATTGGAATTACTCACAGGAGGAAATCCAATAACAATGATGATAGaagtatatgataaaaatgatagttTGGTTTGTAAATTAGATGATGGACAACGTTTTTTAGGATCATATCCAATTGATGATGGGATGAgaatacat gttatagataatttttcacGCACAGAAGAGGATCTGAGTAAGgttgaaaaatttgaaatatctgAGGAAGATTATGCTAAAAGATCag aTACAGTAAAGgcatttttagaaaaaaataaattaggaaAATACAATGAAGCAGATATGAAAAGGAGagcagaagaaaaattgagggaagaagaagcagaaaaaacTGCTGCAGAATTATGCAAAGTAGGTGATAGATGTGAAGTTTGTGTTCCGAATCAGCCTAAACGCAGAGCTACAATTATGTATGTCGGCAAAACAGAATTTAAAGAAGGTTGGTGGATTGGTGTAAAATATGACGAACCACTTGGTAAAAATAATGGGAC tgtgaatgaaaagaaatattttgagTGTTTACCTAAATATGGTGGATTTGTGAAACCAGCACATGTAAAAGTTGGAGATTTTCCAGAAGAAGAGTTTGATTTGGATGAAgaactttaa